The Desulfitobacterium chlororespirans DSM 11544 genome window below encodes:
- a CDS encoding ANTAR domain-containing response regulator has product MSAGNVLIVCGKSEVAGSMESTLIKEGYHPVNCAHSANEARRQFFMVQPDLIIVSTPLPDEQGIDFVFDAYEKTSAGIIVMARPEQVSHMQDALESTGAMILPKPLNRLTLIQSARFALSVRSSMVQLRSERDNLKKRMDERKIIEQAKWLLVEKLNMSEPEAFRYIQKKAMDLRLPQLQVAEDIIKEYA; this is encoded by the coding sequence ATGAGCGCAGGGAATGTCCTCATCGTCTGTGGAAAATCTGAAGTAGCCGGCAGTATGGAAAGCACACTGATCAAAGAAGGGTATCATCCGGTAAACTGCGCTCATTCAGCCAATGAGGCGCGGCGGCAGTTTTTTATGGTTCAGCCGGATTTAATCATCGTCAGTACCCCTCTTCCGGATGAACAAGGAATTGATTTTGTTTTTGATGCCTATGAGAAAACTTCGGCTGGAATCATTGTGATGGCGCGGCCGGAGCAGGTGTCCCATATGCAGGATGCCCTGGAATCCACAGGGGCTATGATTCTGCCGAAACCGCTCAATCGCCTTACCTTGATTCAAAGTGCCCGCTTTGCTTTGTCCGTAAGGAGTTCTATGGTCCAGTTAAGAAGTGAGCGGGATAACCTCAAGAAGCGCATGGATGAGCGTAAGATCATCGAACAAGCAAAATGGCTGCTGGTGGAAAAATTAAACATGAGTGAACCGGAGGCCTTCCGCTATATCCAGAAAAAAGCGATGGATTTGCGCCTTCCCCAACTCCAGGTAGCTGAAGATATAATTAAAGAGTATGCTTAA
- the glnA gene encoding type I glutamate--ammonia ligase, with translation MGFTKEECLNYVQENDVRFIRMQFTDIFGQMKNIAITHNQLAQALEEGVLFDGSAIKGFAGVEASDMLLLPDPSTFVLIPWRPQQGKVARIICDVKNHDGSQFEGDPRYILKRTLQKAHDLGYVFQVGPECEFFLFHTDDEGQPTTTTHDAAGYCDLAPIDQGENTRREICLVLEEMGFEIETSHHESAAGQHEIDFKYTDALTAADHIMTFKYVVKIVSQRNGLHATFMPKPLHGVNGSGMHINMSLAKEGKNVFIHPENPGELSETAKQFIAGLLKHIKGITAVANPLVNSYKRLTPGYEAPVHIAWSPMNRSPLLRVPSPRGAGTRLELRSPDPSCNPYLTLALLLEAGLDGLQREMKVPEPINENIYNLTPEQEKALNLERLPSNLLLALEEMEKDPLIQATLGRHIFAKYIAAKAREWKAYDEMVHQWEIDSYLKIY, from the coding sequence ATGGGGTTTACTAAAGAAGAGTGCCTTAACTATGTGCAGGAAAATGATGTCCGCTTTATCCGTATGCAATTCACAGATATTTTTGGTCAGATGAAAAATATTGCCATAACCCACAACCAGCTTGCTCAGGCTTTGGAAGAGGGAGTACTGTTTGACGGCTCGGCGATTAAAGGATTTGCGGGAGTTGAGGCTTCGGATATGCTTCTTCTTCCCGATCCCAGTACATTTGTCCTTATTCCCTGGCGCCCCCAGCAGGGGAAGGTAGCAAGGATCATCTGCGATGTTAAAAATCACGATGGTTCTCAATTCGAGGGTGATCCGCGCTATATTCTGAAGCGAACTCTGCAAAAAGCCCACGACTTAGGCTATGTATTTCAGGTGGGCCCGGAATGTGAATTCTTTTTATTCCATACGGATGACGAAGGACAGCCTACCACAACGACTCATGACGCTGCCGGCTATTGTGATTTGGCTCCTATCGATCAGGGAGAAAATACCCGGCGGGAAATTTGTTTGGTGCTGGAGGAGATGGGGTTCGAAATCGAGACATCCCACCATGAATCCGCAGCCGGGCAGCATGAAATTGACTTTAAATATACCGATGCCTTGACGGCGGCGGATCATATCATGACCTTTAAATATGTGGTGAAAATTGTCTCCCAAAGGAATGGTCTACATGCCACCTTTATGCCTAAGCCTCTCCATGGCGTCAATGGTTCGGGGATGCACATCAATATGTCTTTAGCCAAAGAGGGCAAGAATGTGTTTATTCACCCGGAAAATCCCGGAGAGCTCTCGGAAACAGCGAAGCAATTTATTGCTGGATTGCTGAAGCATATCAAGGGGATCACTGCCGTGGCCAATCCCTTGGTGAACTCCTATAAACGCTTGACTCCGGGCTATGAAGCACCGGTCCATATTGCCTGGTCACCGATGAACCGCAGTCCGCTGCTGAGGGTGCCGTCCCCTCGGGGAGCGGGAACCCGCCTTGAACTGCGCAGCCCTGACCCCAGCTGCAATCCCTATCTGACGTTGGCTCTGCTTCTGGAAGCCGGTTTGGACGGGCTCCAACGGGAAATGAAGGTGCCTGAGCCCATTAATGAAAATATTTATAATCTCACTCCTGAACAGGAAAAGGCCCTGAACCTGGAGCGCTTACCCTCTAATCTGCTGCTGGCTCTTGAAGAGATGGAAAAGGATCCTTTGATTCAAGCCACTTTAGGCAGGCATATCTTTGCCAAGTACATCGCGGCCAAAGCCAGAGAGTGGAAGGCTTATGACGAGATGGTCCATCAATGGGAGATTGACAGCTATCTCAAAATCTATTGA
- a CDS encoding PadR family transcriptional regulator has product MPYAGGPMTEAMYYILLALMQPNHGYQLMAAIDQVSGGRVKMGPGTLYGVLTRMQKEELIKIVHDDGRRKTYAITEEGQKALVAEYQRLQAMIEDGRMLKEGE; this is encoded by the coding sequence ATGCCTTATGCCGGCGGTCCGATGACGGAAGCAATGTATTATATCCTTTTAGCCTTAATGCAGCCCAACCATGGCTACCAACTTATGGCAGCTATCGATCAGGTATCCGGAGGGCGGGTAAAGATGGGCCCGGGAACCTTATATGGGGTGCTTACCAGGATGCAAAAGGAAGAGCTGATTAAAATTGTTCATGATGATGGGCGCAGAAAAACTTACGCCATCACGGAAGAAGGCCAAAAAGCCTTAGTGGCTGAATACCAAAGGCTGCAGGCCATGATTGAGGATGGACGTATGCTGAAGGAGGGGGAGTAG
- a CDS encoding biotin transporter BioY, with translation MNAQHLAKTAAMAALLCLAGMIMRWASPALVPFSVLPIFVFLTGLILGPKYGSLAVIVYVFLGLLGLPVFASAPFGGIGYVLKPSFGYLLGDIAAAYVVGKLYNRQSLLSALLAVLGGIIVLYLIGLTYFYLVMHFVLQQSTTMALVISMGFLPFIAGDLIKGGIAAWVGNQLIKRQRSSGL, from the coding sequence ATGAATGCCCAACATTTAGCCAAGACTGCGGCCATGGCTGCTCTTTTATGTTTAGCCGGTATGATCATGCGCTGGGCTTCCCCAGCCTTGGTTCCATTTAGCGTTCTCCCTATCTTTGTTTTTTTAACCGGCCTTATCCTGGGACCCAAATACGGAAGCTTAGCCGTCATCGTCTATGTATTTCTCGGTTTACTCGGTTTACCTGTCTTTGCCAGCGCTCCTTTCGGCGGCATCGGCTATGTGTTAAAGCCTTCCTTCGGCTACCTGCTGGGGGATATCGCCGCCGCATATGTGGTGGGTAAACTCTATAACCGGCAAAGTCTGCTATCCGCTCTACTGGCCGTTCTGGGCGGCATTATCGTCTTATATCTCATTGGCTTAACCTATTTTTATCTGGTCATGCATTTTGTCCTTCAGCAATCCACCACTATGGCTCTGGTCATCTCTATGGGCTTCCTTCCCTTCATCGCCGGCGATCTGATCAAAGGCGGAATAGCCGCCTGGGTGGGTAACCAGCTTATCAAGCGTCAGCGCTCAAGCGGCCTCTAG
- a CDS encoding ABC transporter ATP-binding protein, whose protein sequence is MMKSLEGKAISLGMIQEIDFSLHQGEVIALMGPNGAGKSTLARLLAGLNEPTSGKLNFLEDGQEIPWTRVRRWQEIGIIGQHPRRQTIGATVGEELGFGLLNLGYGVKKVQEMVRELAYRMGLEGKLNQSPATLSGGERQRLVLGAVLALNPAFLLLDEALSMLDKRAQEACLELLEEKGKHMGQLWITHDPLLAEKADRLWVMKEGKLLTLGRPHTALRDDEFCQEYGIRAPYSPSYSPGYASVREKIGEKYQRVQNLRYPEGFSAAAGSEAESFFLHEDERKDTLEWREAEYGQRLQLTEKIKEGCFLAVLGPSGAGKSTLLESAVGLIYPSQGKFLAFGQEVTRQATQRQKARLLLQEPGEYIIGGTVYDEVFYLQNKKERKAGVQRNIEYLQVFGIPQEKALAYPEYLSGGERQRVALAAALESLPEILLLDEPLLGLDLTGRSMMLELLQELKGRMTILYITHDWSEVRELADEVWLVEKGQITFKRRSKDGAIEIDDQQLKEAGVHC, encoded by the coding sequence ATGATGAAATCACTGGAGGGGAAAGCCATCAGCTTGGGCATGATTCAGGAGATTGACTTTTCACTCCACCAAGGGGAAGTTATTGCCTTAATGGGGCCCAATGGAGCAGGTAAGTCCACCTTGGCCCGGCTTCTGGCTGGCTTGAATGAACCCACTTCAGGGAAGCTTAACTTTCTTGAGGATGGACAGGAAATTCCCTGGACAAGGGTCCGGCGCTGGCAGGAGATTGGCATCATCGGTCAACATCCGCGGCGGCAGACCATCGGAGCAACGGTTGGGGAAGAGCTGGGCTTTGGACTTTTGAATCTGGGATATGGAGTAAAGAAGGTCCAGGAAATGGTCAGGGAACTGGCTTATCGGATGGGTCTTGAGGGTAAACTCAATCAATCCCCCGCCACCCTTTCGGGGGGAGAGCGGCAGCGCCTGGTACTGGGTGCCGTCCTTGCTCTTAATCCGGCTTTTCTTTTGCTGGATGAGGCTTTAAGCATGTTGGATAAACGGGCTCAGGAGGCTTGCCTGGAACTGTTGGAAGAAAAAGGGAAGCACATGGGGCAGCTTTGGATTACACACGATCCGCTGTTAGCGGAAAAAGCGGACCGCCTCTGGGTCATGAAGGAAGGGAAGCTGTTGACACTGGGAAGGCCGCATACGGCGCTCCGGGATGACGAGTTCTGCCAGGAGTACGGAATTCGTGCTCCTTATTCGCCAAGTTATTCTCCGGGCTATGCTTCAGTTCGGGAGAAGATAGGAGAGAAGTATCAAAGAGTGCAGAACTTAAGGTATCCCGAGGGGTTCTCCGCAGCCGCCGGGTCGGAGGCGGAAAGCTTCTTCCTCCATGAAGATGAAAGGAAGGATACTTTAGAGTGGCGGGAAGCAGAGTATGGTCAACGGCTGCAACTTACTGAAAAAATCAAAGAGGGATGTTTTTTGGCTGTCTTAGGTCCTTCCGGAGCAGGAAAATCCACTCTGCTGGAAAGTGCCGTCGGGCTCATTTATCCTTCCCAGGGGAAGTTTTTGGCCTTTGGTCAAGAAGTGACACGCCAAGCAACACAGCGGCAGAAAGCCCGCCTCCTCCTGCAAGAGCCTGGAGAATATATCATTGGCGGTACGGTTTATGATGAAGTGTTTTATCTTCAGAATAAAAAGGAGAGGAAAGCCGGTGTTCAGCGCAACATAGAATATCTGCAAGTCTTCGGAATACCTCAGGAAAAAGCCTTGGCCTACCCGGAATATTTAAGCGGTGGGGAGCGGCAACGGGTGGCTTTAGCCGCAGCACTGGAATCTTTACCGGAAATTCTTTTGCTGGATGAACCCTTGTTGGGTTTGGACTTGACGGGTAGGAGCATGATGCTGGAACTTTTGCAGGAGTTGAAAGGCAGAATGACCATCCTGTACATCACCCATGACTGGTCGGAGGTCCGTGAACTGGCGGATGAAGTGTGGCTGGTGGAAAAAGGGCAGATTACCTTTAAGCGCCGGAGCAAAGATGGGGCTATAGAAATCGATGATCAGCAGCTTAAGGAGGCAGGGGTCCATTGTTAG
- the asnB gene encoding asparagine synthase (glutamine-hydrolyzing) — protein MCSILGLLNFKRRISPQEIQCLDTLGKTLIHRGPDQNGLEYGEHFAFQHNRLAIIDIERGRQPMTATHQGYDYTIVYNGELYNTADLRQELLEHGVKFKTYCDTEVVLYAYIIWGEQCSSKLNGIYAFVIYDSKEKKAYLSRDRFGVKPFFYTFVEGALLFASEIKALLKHPQVKPRLDYQGLWQLLYMMPVKEEGTAIFKDIFELPTASHAFYSLATGAPEATLKSAKYWTLEAYENRDSEAAIVATTRDLLVDAIERQLVSDVPLCTFLSGGLDSSVITAVAAQKYQAEGRQLATYSFEHEGNKDHFKQTLFQPQSDDEFAVYLAQHLHTQHQILTAKKEHLVDYLDEAVRYRDYPGMADIDSSLLFYCRQVKSHHTVALSGECSDEVFGGYPWFYRPEMLTRGFFPWIHEPHARIDLFRPELVRPQEGFAYTSEIYRRSVEACPLLPDESETMKNSRIASWLSIHYFMTSLLERKDRMSMASGLEVRVPFSDHRLVQYVYNVPWEIKFKDGVEKALLRAAMRDYLPPKILYRKKSPFPKTHDPHYEQLVFHLFRKRLDSGSGMLAELLQKDVLNRLISPENNTWFGQLMGLPQLLAWLVQLDYWFEAYQVQLVV, from the coding sequence ATGTGCTCCATTCTTGGTTTATTGAATTTTAAGCGAAGAATTTCTCCCCAGGAGATACAATGCCTTGATACTTTGGGGAAGACCTTAATTCATCGGGGTCCGGATCAAAACGGCCTTGAGTACGGAGAACATTTTGCTTTTCAACATAACCGTTTAGCCATTATCGACATTGAGAGAGGCCGGCAGCCCATGACCGCCACCCACCAGGGATACGACTACACCATTGTCTATAACGGAGAGCTTTACAACACTGCAGATTTACGGCAAGAGCTCCTTGAGCACGGGGTTAAGTTCAAAACCTATTGTGATACGGAAGTCGTGCTCTATGCCTATATCATCTGGGGAGAACAATGCTCCAGCAAATTAAACGGCATTTACGCCTTTGTGATTTACGATTCTAAAGAAAAAAAGGCCTATCTTTCCCGCGACCGCTTCGGCGTCAAACCCTTTTTCTACACTTTTGTGGAGGGCGCTCTCCTCTTCGCTTCGGAGATCAAAGCCCTCCTCAAGCATCCTCAGGTGAAACCCCGTCTGGATTACCAGGGCTTGTGGCAGCTGCTCTATATGATGCCGGTCAAAGAGGAAGGCACCGCCATCTTTAAGGATATCTTCGAGCTGCCCACCGCTTCCCATGCTTTCTATAGCCTTGCCACAGGAGCACCTGAAGCAACGTTGAAGAGCGCCAAATATTGGACCCTGGAAGCTTATGAGAACAGGGACAGTGAAGCTGCTATTGTCGCCACCACCCGGGATCTGTTGGTGGATGCCATTGAGCGTCAGTTGGTCTCCGATGTCCCTCTTTGCACTTTCCTGTCCGGAGGATTGGATTCTTCAGTCATCACCGCTGTGGCAGCGCAAAAATATCAAGCCGAAGGGCGGCAGCTTGCTACCTATTCCTTTGAACATGAAGGCAATAAAGACCACTTTAAGCAGACTCTTTTCCAACCGCAAAGTGATGACGAGTTTGCCGTTTATCTGGCTCAGCACCTGCACACTCAGCATCAGATTCTGACCGCTAAAAAGGAGCATTTGGTGGACTACCTGGATGAAGCCGTAAGGTATAGGGACTATCCCGGCATGGCCGATATCGATTCCTCCCTGCTCTTTTATTGCCGCCAGGTCAAAAGCCACCACACCGTGGCTTTATCCGGGGAATGCTCTGATGAAGTCTTCGGAGGCTACCCCTGGTTCTATCGCCCGGAAATGCTCACACGAGGCTTTTTCCCTTGGATCCACGAACCCCATGCCCGGATCGACCTGTTCAGGCCTGAGCTGGTTCGCCCCCAAGAAGGGTTTGCGTACACTTCGGAAATTTACCGCCGGAGCGTTGAGGCCTGCCCCCTGCTTCCGGACGAGTCGGAAACTATGAAAAATTCCCGCATCGCCAGCTGGCTTTCCATTCATTACTTTATGACCTCCCTGCTGGAACGCAAAGACCGCATGAGTATGGCTTCGGGCCTGGAAGTACGGGTACCTTTCTCCGATCACCGCTTGGTTCAGTATGTCTATAATGTGCCTTGGGAGATTAAATTCAAGGACGGCGTCGAAAAAGCCCTGCTCCGGGCCGCCATGCGAGACTATCTGCCTCCTAAAATCCTCTATCGTAAAAAAAGCCCCTTCCCTAAAACCCATGATCCTCACTATGAACAGCTGGTCTTCCATCTTTTCCGGAAGCGGCTGGACTCCGGCAGCGGCATGCTGGCAGAGCTATTGCAAAAGGATGTACTCAATCGCCTGATAAGTCCTGAAAATAACACCTGGTTTGGCCAGCTGATGGGGCTTCCACAATTGCTGGCTTGGCTGGTGCAGCTGGATTATTGGTTTGAGGCCTACCAAGTTCAATTGGTAGTTTAA
- a CDS encoding monomeric [FeFe] hydrogenase, with protein MAQSEIMKIRRQVLKSALDWVSQNKDRNDRATLARLIIPDGTPRYRCCIHKERAVIEERLKAVLEPDEGPVVRVLKEGCNGCEMHRYSVTDHCQNCVGHFCFTNCPKKAILFINNKAFIDQTRCVECGLCARNCPYHAIIEYRRPCEDSCPTKAISVREDRIASIAEAHCTSCGKCIVSCPFGAVAESSQLIHLVEELRKQSSTVYAVIAPAFVGQFGRKVSPGQVKSALLKLGFHDVLEAALGADRTIELEAREYDERLAHGEEFMTSSCCPAYVSAVIKEKPDLFRHISTTLSPMAQVAHILKEKDPEAKVVFIGPCVAKKEEGKRPEAKVDFVLTFEELMVWLDYAGINPAEESEQTLAGPSSYAREFAKAGGVAAALTAYLGQDSPPTYQTEGIQNSLKALETHVKNGDKGFLECMACEGGCINGPWTMIARPIAERALKEFVQSAPAQQ; from the coding sequence ATGGCCCAATCAGAAATTATGAAAATCCGCCGCCAAGTCTTAAAATCTGCCCTGGACTGGGTCAGTCAGAACAAGGACCGCAATGATCGCGCCACCTTGGCCCGTCTGATTATTCCCGACGGAACACCCCGTTACCGTTGCTGTATCCATAAAGAGCGGGCTGTTATCGAAGAGCGTCTAAAAGCTGTTCTGGAACCGGATGAAGGTCCGGTAGTGCGTGTTCTCAAGGAAGGTTGCAACGGGTGTGAAATGCACCGCTATAGTGTAACCGATCACTGCCAAAATTGCGTTGGCCATTTCTGTTTCACCAACTGTCCTAAAAAAGCCATTCTCTTTATTAACAATAAAGCGTTTATTGACCAGACCCGTTGCGTCGAGTGCGGCCTTTGCGCCCGGAATTGCCCTTATCATGCCATCATCGAATATCGGCGGCCCTGTGAAGACAGCTGCCCCACCAAAGCCATCTCGGTCCGGGAGGATCGGATTGCCAGTATTGCCGAAGCCCATTGCACCAGCTGCGGCAAGTGCATTGTCAGCTGCCCTTTCGGAGCCGTGGCAGAATCTTCCCAGCTGATCCATCTTGTTGAGGAACTGCGCAAACAGTCCAGCACTGTCTATGCTGTTATCGCACCGGCCTTTGTAGGACAATTCGGAAGAAAAGTTTCACCAGGTCAGGTGAAGTCGGCTCTTCTCAAGCTGGGTTTCCATGATGTTTTGGAAGCTGCTCTGGGAGCCGATCGGACCATTGAGCTGGAAGCCCGGGAATATGATGAACGCCTGGCCCATGGCGAAGAATTCATGACCAGTTCCTGCTGCCCGGCCTATGTGAGTGCCGTTATAAAAGAAAAACCCGATTTATTCCGCCATATTTCCACCACACTCTCCCCTATGGCTCAGGTGGCTCATATCCTTAAGGAAAAAGATCCTGAAGCCAAGGTCGTCTTTATCGGACCCTGTGTGGCAAAAAAAGAAGAAGGCAAACGGCCTGAAGCCAAAGTGGATTTCGTGCTTACCTTTGAAGAATTGATGGTCTGGCTTGATTATGCAGGTATCAACCCTGCCGAAGAATCCGAGCAAACCCTGGCCGGACCCAGCTCTTATGCCCGGGAGTTCGCCAAAGCAGGCGGAGTAGCCGCAGCGCTCACTGCTTATCTGGGCCAGGATTCTCCCCCCACCTACCAGACCGAAGGAATTCAGAACAGCCTAAAAGCCCTGGAAACTCATGTCAAGAACGGTGATAAAGGCTTTCTGGAATGCATGGCTTGTGAGGGCGGCTGCATCAATGGACCCTGGACCATGATTGCCCGCCCCATAGCTGAACGGGCCCTTAAAGAATTTGTCCAATCCGCCCCCGCCCAGCAGTAA
- a CDS encoding Uma2 family endonuclease has product MSTDQKPDENNLRYTYKDYLTWAKAQPGEILNGVPYGRSPAPPSHYLEVLGELYMAFALYLREKPGKVFLFPFAVRLPVDADQKDEDIPTVVQPDLTVVCDLAKVDKGGCKGAPDLIIEILAEDTMHRDLYLKLRLYEKAGVPEYWVVHPKDRTVLVFQLEEGAYAAPQFYRASDQAPVGLFPDLIISLAEIFRG; this is encoded by the coding sequence ATGTCTACAGATCAAAAACCCGATGAAAATAACCTGCGCTATACCTATAAAGACTATCTGACCTGGGCCAAGGCTCAACCTGGTGAAATCCTCAACGGAGTACCCTATGGCAGAAGCCCGGCCCCTCCCAGCCACTATCTGGAGGTATTGGGTGAGCTGTACATGGCGTTTGCTCTCTATCTGAGGGAAAAACCGGGGAAAGTATTTCTTTTTCCCTTTGCTGTCCGGCTGCCTGTAGATGCTGATCAAAAAGATGAGGATATTCCCACCGTCGTCCAACCGGATCTTACAGTGGTCTGTGATCTAGCGAAAGTGGATAAGGGAGGGTGTAAGGGAGCCCCGGATCTGATCATCGAGATATTGGCTGAAGACACCATGCATAGGGATTTGTATTTAAAGCTGCGCCTCTATGAAAAGGCAGGAGTTCCCGAATACTGGGTGGTTCATCCTAAAGATCGGACAGTCCTCGTTTTTCAATTGGAAGAAGGGGCCTATGCTGCTCCCCAATTTTATAGGGCTTCTGATCAAGCTCCTGTGGGGTTGTTCCCGGATTTGATCATTTCTCTTGCTGAGATTTTCCGCGGATAG
- a CDS encoding energy-coupling factor transporter transmembrane component T family protein produces MLERGLYHPGESTLHQLDPRLKIGSLVILGLLMTTVNWGGLLCLTGGLLIMLGYSPLPIKAFQSVIKAGVVLGLFYTLIMGWHWEEGWFFWKGYWSMAGMLQGLMMSWRILLVFLLTRMFSAFTLPSEQGIGIAFFLAPFYRITPKAADFALLITLTLRFIPLLLEEAALLYKARLAKGNLTGQWIGKIKDLAALLLPLLRIALRRAEELAENLVARGYVSGSYRVLGTKEWESKDSWGVVILALWSIGALIIEFVL; encoded by the coding sequence TTGTTAGAAAGAGGACTGTATCACCCTGGTGAAAGCACATTGCATCAACTCGATCCACGACTGAAAATCGGGAGTCTTGTTATTCTGGGGTTGTTAATGACTACAGTGAACTGGGGAGGGTTGCTCTGCCTGACCGGGGGGCTTCTTATCATGCTTGGTTACAGCCCTTTGCCCATTAAGGCCTTTCAATCCGTCATTAAGGCAGGAGTTGTGTTAGGGCTTTTCTATACTTTAATTATGGGCTGGCATTGGGAAGAGGGGTGGTTTTTCTGGAAAGGGTACTGGTCCATGGCGGGAATGCTTCAGGGACTGATGATGAGCTGGCGGATCCTGCTGGTTTTTCTCTTGACCCGAATGTTTTCTGCCTTTACCTTGCCCTCAGAACAAGGGATAGGAATCGCTTTCTTTCTGGCGCCATTTTATCGTATAACTCCTAAGGCGGCTGATTTTGCCCTCTTAATTACGCTGACTTTGCGCTTTATCCCTTTATTGCTGGAGGAGGCTGCTTTGCTTTATAAAGCCCGTCTGGCTAAGGGGAATTTGACTGGGCAATGGATCGGGAAGATCAAGGATCTAGCGGCCCTTTTACTCCCCTTGTTGCGCATTGCTTTGCGCCGGGCCGAAGAACTGGCGGAAAATCTCGTGGCCCGAGGCTATGTTTCCGGCAGTTACCGGGTCCTGGGAACCAAGGAATGGGAGAGCAAGGATAGCTGGGGAGTTGTAATCCTAGCCCTATGGAGTATTGGGGCTTTAATTATTGAATTTGTATTATAG
- a CDS encoding DUF2812 domain-containing protein: MGRWVRRLMLDDLFAIGRNEHWFAHMAKRGLHLRKFGRTFAYFEQGESRETRYRIEYLQEEPAPEQLEVYRECGWNLAARSGKFYVFAAEEAWAVELHTDPIEQGFALAELNKRMKLNVVIITVAVLLIIGMISSIYFLNNQPYLTMVRGNFIQQILLVVVEIYLCFTVIRNYLAVRRLRTSLLQGNPIDHKEDFARARRLSAMVFVLIIPLALGTIVLPFVEIAKRDTYTLPESIVDLPMIRLAEIEQNPKLERESSYYEELDFLNRVEYDWSFLAPVQYEIHEHGVIRGERWEDGSGEYSPSVTTRYYQLAYRGMAAKLMEDLIERYVEPYEDEELRWIDTTDLDAMVVVGNQIFGTLGNQVIHIRYYGHEAIDKMIPLVEQVLH; encoded by the coding sequence ATGGGCCGGTGGGTAAGACGTCTGATGCTGGACGATCTTTTTGCCATAGGGCGGAATGAACATTGGTTTGCCCATATGGCAAAAAGGGGATTGCATCTTCGAAAATTCGGCAGAACCTTTGCCTACTTTGAACAGGGAGAGTCACGAGAGACCCGGTATCGCATCGAGTATCTTCAGGAAGAACCTGCCCCGGAGCAATTGGAAGTGTATCGGGAGTGCGGTTGGAATCTGGCGGCCCGCAGCGGTAAGTTTTATGTTTTTGCGGCGGAGGAAGCCTGGGCTGTGGAATTGCATACCGATCCCATTGAACAGGGCTTTGCCTTGGCGGAATTGAACAAGCGGATGAAACTCAATGTGGTGATCATAACTGTTGCGGTCTTGTTGATCATTGGTATGATATCCAGCATCTACTTCCTGAATAATCAGCCTTATCTTACTATGGTCAGAGGCAATTTTATACAACAAATACTGCTTGTTGTTGTTGAAATCTACCTGTGTTTTACGGTAATCCGCAATTATCTGGCCGTTCGCCGCTTGAGAACATCTCTGCTTCAGGGAAACCCCATTGACCATAAGGAGGACTTCGCCAGAGCCCGGCGACTTAGTGCCATGGTTTTTGTATTGATTATACCTCTTGCTTTAGGGACAATTGTGCTGCCTTTTGTAGAGATTGCTAAACGGGATACCTATACTCTCCCGGAGAGTATAGTGGACTTGCCTATGATTCGCTTAGCGGAAATCGAACAGAACCCTAAGTTGGAGCGCGAGTCCAGTTATTATGAGGAGTTGGATTTCTTAAATCGAGTGGAATATGACTGGAGCTTTCTGGCCCCTGTTCAATATGAAATTCACGAACATGGTGTGATCAGAGGTGAACGCTGGGAAGACGGCAGTGGAGAGTATTCTCCCAGTGTAACCACCCGGTATTATCAATTAGCCTATAGGGGCATGGCTGCCAAACTTATGGAGGATTTGATCGAACGGTATGTTGAGCCCTATGAAGATGAGGAATTACGCTGGATTGATACTACCGATCTTGATGCAATGGTTGTGGTCGGAAACCAAATCTTCGGCACCTTAGGCAATCAAGTCATTCATATTCGCTATTATGGCCATGAAGCCATAGATAAGATGATTCCCCTGGTTGAGCAAGTCTTGCATTGA